One genomic window of Pungitius pungitius chromosome 11, fPunPun2.1, whole genome shotgun sequence includes the following:
- the LOC119197961 gene encoding zymogen granule membrane protein 16-like, with translation MIVDYRKKRREYHAPILINGSAVEGVNNLKFLGVNISDDLTRIQLRYGAIWTQRAGREFGLPQELELFDRETIVQVSGKYHSNYIYQIKFVTSRGRSLFAGQPLYASFNFYASHPDAELKLLSEINPLMFR, from the exons ATGATTGTGGACTACAGGAAGAAGCGGCGAGAATACCACGCTCCCATTCTCATCAACGGGTCTGCAGTTGAGGGAGTCAACAACCTCAAGTTCCTAGGGGTCAATATCAGCGATGACCTGACCCG CATCCAGCTGCGCTACGGGGCCATCTGGACTCAACGAGCTGGTCGCGAATTTGGCCTCCCTCAAGAGCTGGAGCTCTTTGACAGAGAGACGATTGTTCAG GTCTCTGGTAAATACCACAGCAACTACATCTATCAGATAAAGTTTGTGACCTCCAGAGGGCGCTCTTTATTCGCTGGCCAGCCACTCTAT GCCTCCTTTAACTTCTACGCTTCCCACCCGGACGCAGAGCTCAAACTGCTGAGTGAGATCAATCCTCTTATGTTTAGATGA